A region from the Prevotella melaninogenica genome encodes:
- a CDS encoding beta-ketoacyl-ACP synthase III — MSNINAIITGVAGYVPDYVLNNEELSRMVDTNDEWITTRTGIKERRILTEEGLGTSYMARKAAKLLMTKTGADPDSIDAVVVATTTPDYPHPSTASIVLGKLGLKNAFAFDLAAACCGFMYALDVACNMIQSGRHKRIIVIGADKMSAITDYRDRATCPLFGDGAGAVMLEGTTEEGVGMIDSYHRTDGKGLPFLHIKAGGSVCPSSSFTVDHRLHYTYQEGRTVFRYAVTAMGDDCEKLLERNGLTQDDVDYVVCHQANLRIIEAVAKRIGVPMEKVLVNIQRYGNTSAACMPLVLWDFESKLKKGDKIIFTGFGAGFVNGAAYFKWAYDGDSVAVKK, encoded by the coding sequence ATGAGTAATATCAATGCGATTATAACAGGTGTCGCAGGTTACGTGCCTGACTATGTCCTCAATAACGAGGAATTGTCTCGCATGGTTGATACCAATGACGAGTGGATTACTACTCGTACAGGTATCAAGGAGCGCCGAATTCTCACAGAAGAGGGACTCGGTACATCCTATATGGCCCGCAAGGCAGCAAAGCTCCTGATGACAAAGACAGGTGCTGATCCAGACAGTATTGATGCTGTTGTTGTTGCTACAACGACCCCTGACTATCCGCATCCTTCAACAGCTTCTATCGTATTAGGAAAGCTGGGATTGAAGAATGCTTTCGCATTTGACTTAGCTGCTGCATGTTGTGGATTCATGTATGCACTCGATGTTGCCTGCAATATGATCCAAAGTGGTCGTCACAAGCGTATCATTGTTATCGGTGCTGATAAGATGTCAGCAATTACCGATTATCGTGATCGTGCAACTTGTCCACTTTTCGGTGATGGTGCAGGTGCTGTGATGTTAGAGGGTACAACCGAGGAAGGCGTTGGTATGATTGATTCTTATCATCGCACAGACGGTAAGGGACTTCCATTCCTCCATATTAAAGCAGGTGGTTCTGTATGTCCTTCTTCAAGTTTTACAGTCGATCATCGTTTGCATTACACTTACCAAGAGGGTCGCACGGTCTTTCGTTATGCTGTCACAGCAATGGGCGATGATTGTGAAAAACTGTTGGAACGCAATGGCTTAACACAAGATGATGTTGATTATGTAGTTTGTCATCAGGCAAACCTTCGTATCATCGAGGCTGTTGCAAAGCGTATAGGTGTCCCAATGGAGAAGGTGTTGGTTAACATTCAGCGTTATGGTAATACCAGTGCTGCTTGTATGCCACTTGTACTTTGGGACTTTGAGTCAAAACTGAAGAAGGGTGATAAAATCATTTTCACTGGCTTTGGTGCTGGTTTCGTTAATGGTGCTGCTTATTTCAAGTGGGCTTATGACGGTGACTCTGTTGCAGTTAAGAAATAA
- the rpmF gene encoding 50S ribosomal protein L32, producing the protein MAHPKRRQSKTRTLKRRTHDKAVAPTLALCPNCGAYYVYHTVCPTCGYYRGKVAVVKETAE; encoded by the coding sequence ATGGCACATCCAAAAAGAAGACAGTCAAAGACTCGTACACTCAAGAGAAGAACTCACGATAAGGCAGTAGCTCCAACATTGGCATTATGCCCTAACTGTGGTGCTTACTATGTTTATCACACAGTTTGCCCAACTTGTGGTTACTATCGTGGTAAGGTTGCTGTCGTAAAGGAAACAGCTGAATAA
- a CDS encoding YceD family protein, producing the protein MDLETLKIDLKGLEEGTNHLEFDLDDTYFKAVDAPEVSQGSVHVSLDILRTRNDFFTLDFHETGTVMVPCDICLDPMEQSIETTQRLEVNFGTENSEEDDLVTVAEDEGILDVTWYLYEFIALAIPIKHVHAPGKCNPAMVRALEEYSAARSGEEDEQAMDPRWEALLKLKK; encoded by the coding sequence ATGGACTTAGAAACCCTTAAAATAGACTTGAAGGGTCTGGAAGAAGGTACAAATCACCTTGAGTTCGACCTGGATGATACTTACTTTAAGGCAGTTGACGCTCCTGAAGTAAGTCAAGGTAGTGTGCATGTATCCCTTGATATTTTGCGCACAAGAAATGATTTCTTTACCCTTGACTTCCATGAGACTGGTACGGTAATGGTTCCGTGCGACATATGTCTTGATCCAATGGAGCAGTCAATAGAGACCACACAGCGTCTCGAAGTTAATTTTGGAACAGAAAACTCAGAAGAGGACGACCTTGTGACGGTGGCCGAGGACGAAGGAATACTCGATGTTACATGGTACCTCTACGAATTCATAGCTCTCGCAATCCCTATCAAGCATGTGCATGCACCTGGAAAATGCAACCCTGCTATGGTACGAGCTCTTGAGGAGTATTCTGCCGCCCGAAGCGGTGAGGAAGACGAGCAGGCAATGGATCCGCGCTGGGAAGCTCTATTAAAATTGAAAAAATAA
- a CDS encoding sensor histidine kinase: protein MHWTDRIRQVKLFLVVAAILIAVASLLVSRFLTRDLAEQERSKMQVWAEAMKSLSAADENTDLSLVLKVLDENHTIPVVVLDNEGVVTEFRNIEIKARNAKDSLLYVTSQGQQMKASGQVIRIALSKNHNDYIDVCYDDSLMLKRIAIYPYVQLGVVMLFVIVAIFALLTSKRAEQNKVWVGLSKETAHQLGTPISSLMAWTTILKETYPEDELLPEMDKDVKRLQLIADRFSKIGSVSETVPSSLNDVLRHVVDYMDRRTSKKIEMKTELPADDIIINLNASLFEWVIENLCKNAVDAMGGKLGSITLRLEETDKRAIVEVSDTGKGIKKKDIRNVFRPGFTTKDRGWGLGLSLAKRIVEEYHHGKIYVKSSEVGKGTTFRIELRKE, encoded by the coding sequence ATGCATTGGACTGATAGAATCCGACAGGTAAAGCTATTTTTAGTAGTTGCAGCAATTCTTATAGCTGTCGCTTCATTGCTTGTGTCTCGTTTTCTGACTCGTGATTTGGCGGAGCAGGAGAGGAGTAAGATGCAGGTGTGGGCGGAAGCTATGAAATCACTTAGTGCTGCGGATGAGAATACGGATTTAAGTCTTGTGTTGAAAGTCTTAGATGAAAACCACACTATTCCAGTAGTTGTTTTAGATAATGAAGGTGTCGTAACAGAATTTCGTAATATTGAGATCAAAGCACGCAATGCAAAAGATAGTCTCCTTTATGTTACTTCTCAAGGACAGCAGATGAAAGCTTCTGGACAGGTTATTCGTATTGCTTTGAGTAAGAATCATAATGACTATATTGATGTATGCTATGATGATTCTTTGATGTTAAAGCGCATTGCAATTTACCCTTATGTACAGTTAGGTGTTGTGATGTTATTTGTAATTGTTGCTATTTTTGCGTTATTAACGTCGAAGCGAGCAGAACAAAATAAAGTATGGGTAGGATTAAGCAAGGAGACTGCGCACCAGTTAGGAACTCCTATATCTTCTCTAATGGCATGGACAACGATTTTGAAGGAAACTTATCCAGAAGATGAACTTCTACCAGAGATGGATAAAGATGTTAAACGCCTACAGCTTATTGCTGATCGTTTTTCAAAAATAGGTTCAGTTTCAGAGACAGTCCCGTCCAGTCTTAATGATGTTCTACGTCACGTAGTTGATTATATGGATCGTCGTACGTCTAAGAAGATTGAGATGAAGACTGAACTTCCTGCGGATGATATAATTATCAATTTGAATGCCTCACTCTTTGAATGGGTGATTGAAAACCTTTGTAAGAATGCAGTTGATGCAATGGGGGGTAAGTTAGGAAGCATTACCCTGCGTTTGGAAGAGACTGATAAGCGTGCCATTGTTGAGGTGAGTGATACAGGCAAAGGAATTAAGAAAAAAGATATAAGAAATGTGTTTCGACCAGGTTTCACCACTAAAGATCGTGGTTGGGGCTTAGGATTAAGCCTTGCTAAGCGTATTGTAGAGGAATATCATCATGGTAAGATATATGTAAAAAGCTCAGAAGTAGGGAAAGGAACAACCTTTCGTATTGAACTTCGGAAAGAGTAA